One Microplitis mediator isolate UGA2020A chromosome 3, iyMicMedi2.1, whole genome shotgun sequence DNA segment encodes these proteins:
- the LOC130664585 gene encoding putative ankyrin repeat protein RF_0381: MEKRQYVSGYKAIRYKILQGTMDVNATCKEASEDEITALQLAIKKQDWRLIDFLLENNVAVNYYSPKCAPALYLAIKSGYVGLVKSLVYSHANINMMYDNNTPLHLAVDEDNYAIAEFLIKRKAEINAFNKENKTPLHIAIEKKNIKLVKLLIKNKADINVVTNNDETALIVSIKNEFFDLFKILLNAGASVNPVNNNLPPLVLAVEKNNYKITECLIKRGANLNIIYKNQTPLIIAVEQENIDILKLLIRNKADVNIESEIGTTAFSAAITKGNFVVFKILVDVIADLNSPNLLPLHSAILQNNYAFTEYLINSGANVNSLDIKQQTPLHVAVSNENIEIIKLLLDNNADVNVFDNDNLSPLSIAIIKENKEIVALLINKDKIIVEADFVSLLKIAWYISNFEIFDLLLDVGLEINPCAAHKIVPPLLLAVIRNDFETFECLIDGGAKIDASIWGKTPLHIAVERENKTMVESLVKNKADVNIDFGNGKTILNVAIEKNNFELMRILVDAGADVNYGAPLDQAIDNNSYEIVKYLVANGAKVNTCGKWKMTPLQRAVKKGNKEIIELLLKYKADVNAGSSFEPLCLTLAIENDNYDIFQLLLNARADIHSSSIGKPLIHLAVDKNNYEITKHLINCGADVNAVYDNKTPLFLAVARENEKVVELLINNKANVNQRIIYGNPLNSFSTAFYKAVEINNLNIVKILVNSPSMNVNLSSHPPLHKAIRENNYEITKYLIERGANINTPNNYGTPLNIAISVGNKEIVQLLIENKANVKSCLDSPLVAAIENDNFEILELLINTNEAEINPSYSRGYSPLHTAIIRNNYNMTEYLINNGARVNGSDIYYYSIESPLHTAVRCQYKEIVKLLIKNEANVNSISPSRMTPLSLASENNDFEIFEILLDAGALINPSSGFPPLHTAIDKNNYNMAEYLINNGACVNTSYNDKTPLQIAVRSENKEIVTLLIKNKAEVNFISESGITALGVAVEKDNFELVRMLVNIGANINLSSDEGYSPLQHAIINGSYRIAKYLINCGANINAICRCKELNIKYTRYNRKFTNRISNSHYSLLQFAVDCKKLAMVRLLIENKVDMSLVEKNNPLFLFDIIKYQSHKILELILSTRVNVDCLDTRDNCCSETLLHAAVKLKYKNIEKVKLLLMSENFNNINALTTNGKSAFHFAANEGHTSIINVLLNAGVDVNLVNDGNPGFLSWSYPGCIRAMNIQHVVKLKAANFHLNDENLKAMSDGKFNNLHAECLSEIELMKKTEIAKTNLTYYDVITKSKHRLALGLTNTNYFVKFDSEMLSLQFPLYGGMISYRLDEAQRRRQLLEKTNDILSLIFYGTLPYDVVTQVNYYLTNRDLKILTLR; encoded by the coding sequence ATGGAAAAACGTCAGTATGTATCTGGATATAAGGCAATTCGTTATAAAATACTACAAGGAACCATGGACGTTAATGCAACATGTAAAGAAGCCTCAGAGGACGAAATTACAGCGTTACAACTTGCGATAAAGAAACAAGATTGGAGATTAATTGACTTCCTTCTAGAAAATAACGTTGCCGTAAATTATTATAGTCCGAAATGTGCACCGGCACTTTATTTAGCTATTAAATCCGGTTATGTAGGTTTAGTTAAAAGTTTAGTTTATAGTCATgctaatataaatatgatgtATGATAATAATACTCCACTACACTTAGCTGTTGATGAAGATAATTATGCAATTGCTGAATTTCTTATCAAACGAAAAGCTGAAATAAATgcttttaataaagaaaataagacCCCGTTGCATATcgccattgaaaaaaaaaatataaagttggTAAAATTACTGATTAAAAACAAAGCTGATATTAATGTAGTTACAAATAATGATGAAACAGCTCTCATTGTTTCTataaaaaacgaattttttgacttgttcaaaatattattgaatgcTGGTGCCAGTGTAAATCCAGTTAACAACAATTTGCCACCATTAGTCTTGgccgttgaaaaaaataactacaaAATTACTGAATGTCTAATTAAACGAGGAGCTAATCtgaatattatttacaaaaatcaaACACCATTAATAATTGCTGTTGAACAAGAAAACATAGACATCCTTAAATTACTCATTAGAAATAAAGCAGATGTTAATATTGAATCGGAAATCGGGACTACAGCTTTTTCTGCAGCCATTACAAAAGGCAATTTtgtagtatttaaaatattagttGATGTCATAGCTGATTTGAATTCACCCAATTTATTACCATTACATTCGgctattttacaaaacaattatgCATTCACGGAATATTTGATCAATTCTGGAGCTAATGTCAATTCTCTTGATATCAAACAACAAACACCATTGCACGTTGCCGtttcgaatgaaaatataGAAATTATAAAGTTATTACTTGATAATAATGCTGATGTTAATGTCTTTGATAATGACAATCTATCACCATTGAGTATCGCaattattaaagaaaacaAGGAAATCGTagcattattaattaataaggataaaattattgtggAAGCCGATTTTGTATCACTTCTAAAAATTGCTTGGTACATTagtaatttcgaaatttttgatttattgttGGACGTTGGTCTTGAAATAAATCCGTGCGCTGCCCACAAAATTGTGCCACCATTACTCTTAGCTGTTATCAGAAATGATTTTGAAACTTTCGAGTGTTTGATTGATGGTGGAGCTAAAATTGATGCAAGTATTTGGGGGAAAACGCCATTACACATAGCTGTTGAAAGAGAAAACAAAACAATGGTAGAGTCACTCGTTAAAAATAAAGCCGATGTGAATATTGATTTTGGAAACGGAAAAACAATTCTGAATGTggctatagaaaaaaataattttgagttGATGCGTATACTGGTCGATGCCGGTGCGGATGTAAACTATGGAGCACCATTAGATCAAGCAATTGATAACAATAGTTATGAAATAGTGAAGTATCTTGTTGCTAATGGAGCTAAAGTCAATACTTGTGGTAAATGGAAAATGACACCATTGCAGCGTGCTGTTAAAAAAGGAAACAAAGAAATAATCGAATTACTACTTAAATATAAAGCCGACGTTAATGCTGGATCTTCGTTTGAACCTCTATGTCTAACTCTTGCTATAGAAAATGATAACTACGATATATTCCAATTACTGTTGAATGCTCGTGCTGATATCCATTCATCATCGATAGGAAAGCCGCTAATACATTTGGCTGtcgataaaaataactatGAAATTACCAAACATTTGATTAATTGTGGAGCTGACGTTAACGCtgtttatgataataaaacacCTTTATTCCTTGCCGTTGCGAGAGAGAATGAAAAAGTAGTGGAATTACTGATTAACAATAAAGCCAATGTTAATCAACGTATCATATATGGCAATCCATTGAATTCATTCTCAACAGCTTTTTATAAAGctgttgaaattaataatttaaatatagtaaaaatattagtCAACTCTCCTAGCATGAATGTTAATCTATCTTCTCATCCACCGTTACACAAAGCGATTCGTGAAAACAACTACgaaataactaaatatttaatagaacGTGGAGCGAATATTAATACCCCAAATAATTATGGAACACCATTAAATATTGCCATTAGTGTTGGAAATAAAGAAATAGTTCAACtactgattgaaaataaagcaAATGTTAAATCCTGTTTGGATTCACCTCTTGTTGCAGCTATTGAAAATGATAACTTTGAaatattagaattattaatcaatactAATGAGGCTGAAATAAATCCATCTTATTCTCGCGGCTATTCACCATTACATACAGCGATTATTAGAAACAACTACAATATGACTGagtatttgataaataatggAGCGCGTGTTAATGGTAGTGATATATATTACTACAGTATTGAATCACCATTACATACTGCTGTTCGGTGTCAGTATAAAGAAATAGTGAAATTACTGATTAAAAATGAAGCAAATGTTAATTCCATCTCTCCATCCAGAATGACACCACTCAGTCTCGCTAGTGAGAATaatgattttgaaatatttgaaatattgttAGATGCTGGTGCTCTCATAAATCCCTCTTCTGGCTTCCCGCCATTACATACagcaattgataaaaataattacaatatggctgagtatttgataaataatggAGCGTGTGTCAATACTAGTTATAATGATAAAACACCATTACAAATTGCTGTTCGATctgaaaataaagaaatagtgacattactgattaaaaataaagcagAAGTTAATTTCATCTCCGAATCCGGAATAACAGCTCTCGGTGTTGCCGTTGAaaaagataattttgaattagttAGAATGTTAGTGAACATAGGTGCTAACATAAACCTATCTAGTGATGAAGGTTACTCGCCATTACAGCATGCGATAATTAATGGTAGCTATCGAATAGCTAAATATCTTATAAATTGTGGTGCTAATATCAATGCTATTTGCCGTTGTAAAGAATTGAATATAAAGTATACTCGTTACAaccgtaaatttaccaatCGTATCAGCAATTCTCACTATAGTCTATTACAGTTCGCCGTTGACTGTAAGAAATTAGCAATGGTAAGATTGTTGATTGAAAATAAGGTTGATATGAGTTTGGTTGAGAAAAATAATCCGCTATTTCTTTTCGATATTATTAAATACCAAAGTCATAAAATATTGGAGCTCATATTGTCTACTCGTGTTAATGTTGATTGCCTTGATACTCGTGACAATTGTTGCAGTGAGACTCTTCTGCATGCTGCTGTGAAATTGAAATATAAGAATatcgaaaaagtcaaattatTGCTAAtgagtgaaaattttaataatattaatgcaCTAACAACGAATGGTAAATCTGCCTTTCATTTTGCTGCCAATGAAGGTCATACGTCTATTATAAACGTTCTTTTAAATGCCGGAGTTGATGTTAATTTAGTCAACGATGGCAATCCAGGATTTTTAAGTTGGAGTTATCCCGGTTGTATCAGAGCAATGAACATACAACATGTTGTTAAACTAAAAGCTGCTAATTTTcatcttaatgatgaaaatttaaaagctatgagtgatggaaaatttaataatttacatgcTGAGTGTTTAAGTGAAAtcgaattaatgaaaaaaacgGAAATTGCAAAAACTAATTTAACGTATTACGATGTAATAACTAAGAGCAAACATAGATTAGCTTTAGGTTTAACtaatactaattattttgtaaaatttgacaGCGAAATGTTATCATTACAATTCCCATTATATGGTGGAATGATTAGTTATCGTCTAGATGAAGCACAACGCAGACgacaattattagaaaaaactAATGACATTCTTTCTCTCATTTTTTATGGTACTTTACCATATGATGTTGTTACTCAGGTAAACTATTATTTAACTAATagggatttaaaaattttaactttacgTTGA
- the LOC130664588 gene encoding charged multivesicular body protein 4b, producing the protein MSFFSNLFGGSKKNAAPTASEAIQKLRETEEMLMKKQDFLEKKISSEIMTAKQNCSKNKRAAIQALKRKKRYEKQLQQIDGTLSTIEMQREALESANTNTTVLQTMKNAADALKAAHQHMDVDQVHDMMDDIAEQQDVAKEISDAISNPVAFGQDVDEDELEKELEDLEQEALDQELLNVEGTDTLPEVPTATVEPVAPAKKTKAKDAEDDDVLKQLQDWAT; encoded by the exons ATGAGTTtctttagtaatttatttggtggcagtaaaaaaaatgctgcACCAACAGCTAGTGAagcaattcaaaaattacgtGAAACTGAAGAAATGTTGATGAAAAaacaagattttcttgagaaaaaaatttcatcagaaATAATGACTGCGAAGCAAAACTGTTCAAAGAACAAAAgag ccGCAATTCAAGCTCTCAAACGTAAGAAACGTTATGAAAAACAACTGCAGCAAATTGATGGGACATTATCAACGATTGAGATGCAAAGAGAAGCATTGGAGAGTGCTAATACAAACACAACGGTATTGCAAACGATGAAGAATGCAGCAGATGCATTGAAAGCTGCTCATCAACAtat GGATGTTGATCAAGTTCATGACATGATGGATGATATAGCTGAGCAACAAGACGTTGCCAAAGAAATATCAGACGCGATATCAAACCCAGTTGCATTCGGGCAAGATGTTGATGAAGATGAACTTGAGAAAGAACTTGAAGACCTTGAACAAGAAGCATTAGATCAAGAATTATTGAATGTTGAGGGTACTGATACACTTCCAGAAGTTCCTACTGCTACTGTAGAACCGGTTGCACCAGCTAAAAAAACaa aagCAAAAGATGCCGAGGACGATGACGTATTAAAACAGCTCCAAGATTGGGCCACGTAA
- the LOC130665957 gene encoding cyclin-T-like: MARSNWYFNNEELMNSPSFRDGINADKELDHKQQAAYLINDLGTRLKLSQDCINTATVFMHRFYTQKSLSQFHRYEVATTVIFLAAKVKKVPQKIEDVIRALHTCLNKDKNHTLDITTAEYQEEVNTIICNECFFLLILGFNIEINHPHDYILKFCRTTDASRELRKVFLHMATYSLQLTPMCLKYKPAVVACFCIYFTAQSSQWKIIGVSQEKPWFWFFGPEITCDLLIRMEKEFREILGKVSSQIRNRVMNLFKVCPSGQVTLASYPDNSSEPLKCTRSVNEVTPPRAARQQISRTRRTISYQEYLDRKKLEKLAKSDDESSTSSSNATEDLQDNSVGSKSIEITPTTINGISADPKISISEIADSNDRKRKHDTNVASIFSPAKQCKYV, encoded by the coding sequence ATGGCTCGCAGCAATTGGTATTTCAACAACGAAGAATTGATGAACTCTCCAAGTTTTAGAGACGGTATCAACGCAGACAAAGAATTAGATCATAAGCAACAGGCCGCTTACTTAATCAACGATTTGGGTACGCGGCTCAAATTATCTCAAGACTGTATAAATACTGCAACGGTATTTATGCACAGATTCTATACCCAGAAGTCATTGTCTCAGTTTCATAGATATGAGGTAGCAACGACGGTTATTTTTTTGGCAGCAAAAGTCAAGAAAGTGCCACAAAAAATCGAAGATGTGATTCGAGCTTTACATACTTGCCTGAACAAAGACAAAAATCACACGCTAGACATCACCACTGCTGAGTACCAGGAAGAGGTTAACACCATAATTTGTAATGAGTGCTTCTTTCTGCTTATATTGGGATTTAATATAGAAATAAATCATCcacatgattatatattgaAGTTCTGCAGAACAACCGATGCAAGTAGAGAACTTCGTAAAGTTTTTCTACACATGGCGACCTACTCTCTACAGCTGACGCCGATGTGCTTAAAGTACAAACCGGCAGTTGTCGCATGCTTCTGCATCTATTTCACTGCACAATCGTCTCAGTGGAAAATTATAGGAGTCAGTCAAGAGAAACCTTGGTTTTGGTTTTTTGGTCCCGAAATTACGTGTGATTTATTAATCAGAATGGAAAAAGAATTCAGGGAAATTTTAGGTAAAGTTTCATCTCAAATTCGGAACAGAGTGATGAATTTGTTTAAAGTTTGTCCTAGTGGCCAAGTGACTCTGGCAAGTTATCCAGATAACAGCAGCGAGCCTTTAAAATGTACAAGGTCGGTTAATGAAGTCACACCACCACGGGCAGCTAGACAACAAATATCGAGAACTCGGCGGACGATTAGCTATCAAGAGTATTTAGATCGAAAGAAACTAGAAAAGTTAGCTAAATCGGATGATGAATCGTCGACATCCTCATCTAACGCCACTGAAGATCTGCAAGATAATTCCGTTGGAAgtaaaagtattgaaataacACCGACAACCATAAATGGTATATCAGCAGATCCTAAAATCAGCATCAGTGAAATTGCTGATAGTAATGACCGTAAACGGAAACATGATACTAATGTTGCAAGTATTTTTTCTCCTGCTAAGCAATGTAAAtacgtataa